One part of the Sulfolobus tengchongensis genome encodes these proteins:
- a CDS encoding CDC48 family AAA ATPase, with protein sequence MSASSGEEQKPQRKELILRVMEARQKDVGRGKVRIDIDLLSQIDVSPGDVVEIEGTRKTAAIAWPLSPEDATGEKDIIRMDGITRKNAGVSIGDKVIVRKAMVKPASTVKLAPSNFSITVDPGFISYVKKRLKEFPLVEGDTVLIPVLGQAIPFTVVQVKPAGIVLVNDETIISISDKPVEPSRYPRVTYEDIGGMKNIIEKVRELVELPLRHPELFKRLGIEPPKGILLYGPPGVGKTLLAKAIANETDAYFTSINGPEIMSKFYGESEQRLREIFEDAKKHAPAIIFIDEIDAIAPKRDEVIGEVERRVVAQLLTLMDGLENRGNVIVIAATNRPSAVDPALRRPGRFDREIEIPLPDKQGRLEILQIHTRNMPLSKDVDLEKLADMTHGYTGADLSALVREAAMNALRRYLPKIDLNQDKIPPEILESMEVKMEDFINAFKEIVPSGLREIYIEVPEVKWTDIGGLEEIKEELKEVVEYPLKYPELYQSSGIEPPKGILLFGPPGTGKTMLAKAVATESGANFIAVRGPEILSKWVGESEKAVREIFRKARMYAPAVIFFDEIDSIAPIRGISYDSGVTERIVNQLLAEMDGIEKLENVVVIAATNRPDILDPALLRPGRFEKLIYVPPPDKKARIEILKVHTRNIVLAEDVSLEDVSEKTEGYTGADLAALVREAAMRAIRESMKMCIDKTNEVCKPTDAECKDKTMKECMKVNGVKVSIRHFEEAMRKIKPSVTQDMLQFYQNWIEKARQQLPKTTVKPSTYA encoded by the coding sequence TTGAGCGCTAGTTCTGGAGAAGAGCAAAAACCGCAGAGGAAGGAACTAATACTTAGAGTAATGGAAGCAAGACAGAAGGATGTTGGTAGAGGAAAAGTACGAATTGATATTGATTTACTTTCTCAAATTGATGTTAGTCCAGGTGACGTAGTAGAAATTGAAGGCACTAGAAAGACTGCTGCAATTGCATGGCCGTTATCGCCAGAGGATGCTACGGGAGAGAAGGATATAATAAGGATGGACGGAATAACGAGGAAAAATGCCGGTGTTTCTATAGGAGATAAAGTAATAGTAAGAAAAGCTATGGTGAAGCCAGCCAGTACTGTTAAATTAGCTCCTTCGAACTTTTCAATAACAGTAGATCCTGGCTTTATTAGTTATGTTAAAAAAAGGTTGAAGGAGTTTCCCTTAGTTGAGGGTGATACAGTATTAATCCCAGTTCTCGGTCAAGCAATACCATTTACCGTAGTCCAAGTAAAGCCTGCAGGTATAGTATTAGTAAATGATGAAACGATAATAAGTATATCAGACAAGCCAGTAGAGCCTTCCAGATATCCCAGAGTCACATATGAAGATATAGGTGGAATGAAGAATATAATTGAGAAGGTTAGAGAGTTAGTAGAGCTTCCTTTAAGACATCCAGAATTATTTAAGAGGCTAGGAATAGAACCACCTAAGGGTATATTGTTATATGGACCGCCTGGAGTCGGGAAAACTCTACTAGCTAAAGCAATAGCTAATGAGACAGATGCTTACTTCACTTCAATAAATGGACCAGAAATTATGAGTAAATTCTACGGAGAGAGTGAACAAAGACTAAGGGAGATCTTCGAGGATGCTAAAAAACACGCACCCGCCATAATATTTATTGATGAAATAGATGCAATAGCTCCTAAGAGAGACGAGGTAATAGGGGAAGTGGAAAGAAGAGTAGTAGCACAATTACTTACTCTAATGGATGGTCTTGAAAATAGAGGGAATGTAATAGTGATAGCAGCAACTAATCGACCTAGTGCTGTTGATCCAGCATTAAGAAGACCAGGAAGATTTGACAGAGAAATAGAAATACCATTACCTGATAAACAAGGCAGATTAGAAATATTACAAATTCACACCAGAAACATGCCTTTGTCCAAGGATGTAGATTTAGAGAAACTTGCTGATATGACTCACGGTTATACTGGAGCTGATTTATCTGCACTAGTAAGAGAAGCTGCCATGAACGCACTGAGGAGATATTTACCAAAAATAGATTTAAACCAAGATAAAATACCACCGGAAATCTTAGAGTCTATGGAAGTAAAAATGGAAGATTTCATAAATGCATTTAAAGAAATAGTGCCAAGTGGGTTAAGAGAGATTTATATAGAGGTCCCAGAGGTTAAATGGACAGATATAGGAGGTCTTGAGGAGATTAAAGAGGAACTGAAAGAAGTTGTAGAATATCCTCTAAAATACCCAGAACTTTATCAAAGTTCCGGAATAGAACCACCTAAGGGTATATTGTTATTTGGTCCGCCGGGAACTGGTAAGACTATGTTAGCAAAGGCCGTGGCGACAGAGAGTGGAGCAAACTTCATAGCAGTAAGGGGACCAGAAATACTATCAAAATGGGTAGGAGAAAGTGAAAAAGCCGTAAGAGAAATATTCCGAAAAGCTAGAATGTACGCACCCGCCGTAATATTCTTTGATGAAATAGATTCAATAGCGCCAATAAGAGGAATCTCGTATGATTCAGGCGTAACAGAAAGGATAGTAAATCAGTTACTAGCTGAAATGGACGGAATAGAGAAGCTAGAAAATGTAGTTGTAATAGCTGCAACGAATAGGCCAGACATACTAGATCCAGCGCTACTAAGACCTGGAAGATTTGAAAAATTAATATATGTCCCACCACCTGATAAGAAGGCTAGGATAGAGATACTAAAGGTACATACTAGAAATATAGTCTTAGCAGAAGACGTCAGCTTAGAAGATGTCTCAGAGAAAACTGAAGGCTACACTGGGGCTGATCTGGCAGCTTTAGTAAGAGAGGCTGCTATGAGAGCTATCAGAGAGAGTATGAAAATGTGCATAGACAAAACCAATGAAGTGTGTAAACCTACTGATGCTGAATGTAAAGATAAGACTATGAAGGAATGTATGAAGGTTAATGGTGTTAAGGTCTCGATAAGACATTTTGAAGAAGCTATGAGAAAAATTAAACCATCAGTAACACAAGACATGTTACAATTCTATCAAAACTGGATAGAGAAGGCTAGACAACAATTACCTAAAACTACAGTTAAACCAAGTACTTATGCGTGA
- the fen gene encoding flap endonuclease-1, which produces MGVDLADLTKEVKREISFAELKGKKVSIDGYNALYQFLAAIRQPDGTPLIDSQGRITSHLSGLFYRTINILEEGIIPIYVFDGKPPEQKREEIERRKKIKEEAEKKLERAKTEGKIEEMRKYSQVVVKLSNDMVSESKRLLKIMGIPIVQAPSEGEAEAAYLNAIGLSWASASQDYDSLLFGAKRLVRNLTITGKRKLPNKDIYVDIKPELIEMDLLLKKLGITREQLIDIAILIGTDYNPEGIKGIGPERALKIIKKYGKIEKAIEYGEIPKKDITFNIDEIRNLFLKPQVIKPDEILELGEPNEKEIMDLLVNEHNFNEERVKNGIQRLTKAIKEAKGASRQTGLDQWF; this is translated from the coding sequence ATAGGAGTAGATCTAGCTGATTTGACAAAAGAAGTAAAAAGGGAAATTTCGTTCGCAGAACTTAAAGGTAAGAAGGTAAGTATAGATGGATATAACGCTTTATATCAGTTCTTAGCTGCAATAAGACAGCCCGATGGAACACCACTAATAGACTCCCAAGGAAGAATAACTAGCCATTTGAGCGGATTGTTTTATCGAACAATAAATATCTTAGAAGAGGGAATAATACCTATTTATGTATTTGATGGTAAACCGCCAGAACAAAAAAGGGAGGAAATAGAAAGAAGGAAGAAAATAAAGGAAGAAGCAGAGAAAAAACTAGAAAGAGCTAAAACTGAAGGTAAGATCGAAGAAATGAGAAAATATTCTCAAGTTGTAGTAAAATTGTCTAATGATATGGTATCCGAAAGTAAGAGATTATTGAAAATAATGGGAATCCCAATAGTTCAAGCACCCTCTGAAGGAGAAGCGGAAGCAGCATATTTGAACGCCATCGGATTAAGCTGGGCCTCGGCAAGCCAGGATTATGACTCATTGTTATTTGGAGCTAAAAGATTAGTACGTAATTTAACAATTACAGGAAAAAGAAAACTTCCTAATAAAGATATATACGTAGATATAAAACCAGAATTAATAGAAATGGACTTATTACTTAAGAAGTTAGGAATCACAAGAGAGCAATTAATAGATATAGCGATACTGATTGGGACCGATTATAACCCAGAGGGGATCAAAGGAATAGGACCAGAAAGAGCATTGAAAATAATCAAAAAATATGGAAAAATAGAGAAGGCTATAGAATATGGAGAGATACCTAAAAAAGATATAACTTTCAATATAGATGAGATAAGAAACTTATTTCTAAAACCTCAAGTAATTAAACCAGATGAAATTCTAGAATTAGGAGAACCAAACGAAAAAGAAATAATGGATCTTTTAGTTAATGAACATAATTTTAACGAGGAAAGAGTAAAAAACGGTATTCAGAGATTAACTAAAGCAATAAAAGAAGCAAAAGGAGCATCCAGACAAACAGGATTAGACCAGTGGTTTTAG
- a CDS encoding bifunctional precorrin-2 dehydrogenase/sirohydrochlorin ferrochelatase, which yields MTIKDYYPIFIDLSHFRVLIIGGGKIGTKRALTFKKYGADVTVLSLEFSQDLLNSDINLIKEDASKIDIKAIENYDIILTCTNNYELNSKICDLAKMLKKLCNNPTNPENSNFIVPIFYSDEDFEIAVTTRGKSSILAKEVLSKSIDVAKKSDIKNLLNAMYNVKILLKKRISDPSLRYSLYHKIYNDHIFKRYAMDGFIDKALSRAEEIINE from the coding sequence GTGACCATAAAGGATTATTACCCAATTTTTATTGATCTTTCTCACTTTCGTGTTCTCATAATTGGTGGAGGTAAGATAGGCACTAAGAGAGCATTAACATTTAAAAAATATGGCGCAGATGTGACTGTTTTAAGTTTAGAATTCTCACAAGATCTTCTTAACTCGGATATAAACTTAATAAAAGAGGATGCAAGTAAAATTGATATTAAAGCGATAGAGAATTACGATATTATCTTAACTTGTACTAATAACTATGAGCTTAATAGTAAGATATGCGATTTAGCAAAAATGCTAAAAAAATTATGCAATAATCCTACTAATCCAGAGAACTCAAATTTTATCGTGCCTATATTTTACTCAGATGAAGACTTTGAGATAGCTGTAACAACCAGAGGAAAGTCTAGTATTTTAGCCAAAGAGGTTTTATCGAAAAGTATTGACGTCGCGAAAAAGAGTGATATAAAAAACTTACTAAATGCAATGTATAATGTAAAAATCTTACTAAAGAAAAGAATAAGTGATCCCTCTCTCAGATATTCCCTATATCATAAGATATATAATGATCACATCTTCAAACGGTACGCAATGGACGGATTTATTGATAAGGCGTTGAGCAGAGCGGAGGAGATTATAAATGAGTAA
- a CDS encoding glutamyl-tRNA reductase, protein MSNDQSFLQNYCSILFTYKTVGINNLHSYYIRETEIKFLRQLISAELAILQTCNRVELYLYSNRNTLNEVNKIVEYLNSIHKEPIGNQARILCGRDSIRHLFLVASGADSLSIGEYEILSQIRSTIDMFRKLNMSGKFLQILFERAIKIGRKVREETSISRGKVGIYSLAITEAKKRLNDLSDKKIVIVGAGEMAQKIAGMLYNEGIKNVTIMNRTMEKASIIASKYGFKFEGLNLDQLGNFDVAFIAIHHENIKLENKWNTLIIDITIPPLFSGSNVITLADLEKLSILNLRTREEELNKIDKIIDEGINEFIYDYKKEIYSEFVSKIMLRIENIRRNEVLRAYKELEKIGITDQRMKEIIDLMSKSMIKKSFQPLFDNIKNLMFNETDSINYINFLIDIFKDGDISYPKTKKIEEKQISERSGS, encoded by the coding sequence ATGAGTAACGATCAAAGTTTCCTTCAGAATTATTGCTCAATACTATTCACATATAAGACTGTAGGAATTAATAACTTACATTCGTATTATATTAGAGAGACAGAAATAAAATTTCTTCGCCAATTAATCAGCGCAGAGCTTGCTATATTACAAACGTGTAATAGAGTTGAGCTATATCTTTACTCAAATAGGAATACGCTTAACGAGGTAAATAAAATAGTAGAATACTTAAACAGCATTCATAAGGAACCTATCGGTAATCAAGCAAGAATACTTTGTGGAAGAGATTCTATAAGACATTTATTCTTAGTAGCGAGTGGTGCAGATTCGCTATCTATTGGAGAATACGAGATTTTATCCCAAATTAGATCTACCATAGATATGTTCAGAAAATTAAATATGAGCGGAAAATTTCTGCAAATACTTTTCGAAAGAGCAATAAAAATAGGTAGAAAGGTTAGAGAAGAAACTAGTATATCTCGGGGAAAAGTAGGCATCTATTCGTTAGCTATAACTGAGGCAAAAAAACGATTAAATGACCTTAGTGATAAGAAAATCGTAATAGTGGGTGCGGGTGAAATGGCGCAGAAAATAGCAGGTATGCTGTACAATGAAGGAATAAAAAACGTAACTATAATGAATAGGACTATGGAAAAAGCGTCAATAATTGCTTCAAAATACGGTTTTAAATTTGAGGGTTTAAATTTAGACCAATTAGGCAATTTTGACGTTGCATTCATAGCAATTCATCATGAAAATATAAAACTTGAAAATAAATGGAACACGTTAATTATTGATATAACGATCCCACCTTTATTTAGTGGAAGTAATGTTATAACGCTAGCTGACTTAGAGAAATTATCAATACTAAATCTAAGAACTAGAGAGGAAGAACTGAATAAAATTGATAAGATAATAGATGAAGGGATAAATGAATTTATATATGATTATAAAAAAGAAATATATAGCGAATTTGTGTCAAAAATTATGCTACGCATTGAAAATATTAGACGGAATGAAGTTTTAAGAGCGTATAAAGAGCTCGAAAAAATAGGAATAACAGATCAAAGAATGAAAGAAATAATAGATTTAATGTCAAAGTCAATGATCAAAAAATCCTTCCAACCACTTTTTGACAATATAAAGAATTTAATGTTTAATGAAACAGACTCAATTAACTACATTAACTTCCTAATTGATATTTTTAAAGATGGTGACATTTCCTACCCTAAGACCAAGAAGATTGAGGAAAAACAAATTAGTGAGAGATCTGGTAGCTGA
- the hemB gene encoding porphobilinogen synthase: MVTFPTLRPRRLRKNKLVRDLVAETHISEKNLILPIFVKENINEPEQINSMPGIYRYPLNDKLLNYVQESYENGIRSIILFGIPAYKDDIASSAYDKNGVIQRAVRMIKDSFKSKILIITDECTDEYTSHGHCGLVKYQNENYVIDNDESLRIHAKIALSQAEAGADIVAPSSMMDGVVKAIRTALDEAGFYDTLIMSYSVKYASIMYGPFREAAYSKPAFGDRRGYQMDPRNAYEALKEARLDIEEGADILMVKPAHTYLDIIRLIKDNFPEYPLAAYHVSGEYSMIKAAAINGWIDEKTAVLEITTAIRRAGADLIITYYANDIAKWIKEGVPF; encoded by the coding sequence ATGGTGACATTTCCTACCCTAAGACCAAGAAGATTGAGGAAAAACAAATTAGTGAGAGATCTGGTAGCTGAAACACATATCTCTGAGAAAAATCTAATTCTTCCAATATTTGTGAAAGAAAATATTAATGAACCAGAACAAATAAATTCAATGCCAGGTATTTATAGATATCCATTGAATGATAAACTTTTAAACTATGTACAAGAGAGCTACGAAAATGGAATAAGAAGCATCATATTATTTGGAATCCCAGCGTATAAGGATGATATTGCGTCTTCAGCTTATGATAAGAATGGAGTAATACAAAGAGCAGTAAGAATGATAAAAGATAGTTTTAAGAGCAAAATTCTAATAATCACTGATGAGTGCACTGATGAGTACACCTCTCATGGACATTGTGGACTTGTTAAATATCAGAATGAAAATTACGTAATAGATAATGATGAAAGCCTAAGAATTCATGCAAAGATTGCACTAAGCCAAGCTGAAGCAGGAGCTGATATTGTTGCACCTTCAAGTATGATGGATGGTGTGGTTAAAGCAATAAGAACGGCATTAGATGAAGCTGGTTTTTACGACACATTGATAATGTCGTATAGTGTAAAATATGCATCAATAATGTATGGACCTTTTAGAGAGGCTGCATATTCTAAACCTGCTTTTGGAGATAGAAGAGGTTATCAAATGGATCCTAGAAATGCGTATGAGGCTTTAAAAGAAGCTAGACTTGATATAGAAGAGGGAGCTGATATCTTAATGGTGAAACCTGCTCATACATATCTTGATATTATAAGGTTAATTAAAGATAACTTTCCAGAATATCCCCTAGCGGCATATCATGTAAGCGGAGAATACAGCATGATAAAAGCTGCAGCTATTAACGGATGGATAGATGAAAAAACAGCTGTTTTAGAGATCACTACTGCTATAAGAAGAGCAGGAGCTGATCTAATCATCACATATTACGCAAATGATATTGCAAAATGGATAAAAGAAGGTGTACCATTTTGA
- the hemL gene encoding glutamate-1-semialdehyde 2,1-aminomutase codes for MDKRRCTILKSEELWNQAKQLFAGGVNSPVRASVKPYPFFTERGKGAYIYTVDGKKLIDYVLGYGPLILGHSPDSVKIKIAEQLEKGWLFGTPTELEIKLARKITSHIPSAQKVRFVNSGTEATMAAIRLARGYTNRNKILKFSGNYHGAHDYGLVEAGSAATEYNVATSKGVPYEIINTIEICEYNDIQCVDKKLRKEDIAAVIMEPVMGNAGVILPEREFLSGIRELTKSYNSLLIFDEVITGFRVSIGGAQSLYQIYPDITTLGKIIGGGLPIGAIVGKAEIIENFTPSGKVFNAGTFNAHPLSMVAGIATIEELEKEYPYIIANKAAKILVEEIERMIKIKHTINHISSMFQIFFGVDQVKNYSDAKRANKEYYMKLHEMLLKEEVFIPPSQYETIFTSASHTDDIINNTLNKLKKVIGELN; via the coding sequence ATGGATAAAAGAAGGTGTACCATTTTGAAAAGTGAAGAACTCTGGAATCAAGCTAAACAACTATTTGCTGGAGGAGTTAATAGTCCAGTTAGAGCTTCAGTAAAACCTTATCCTTTTTTCACAGAAAGAGGAAAAGGAGCTTATATTTATACTGTTGATGGGAAAAAACTAATTGATTATGTGTTAGGTTATGGACCTTTGATCTTAGGTCATTCACCAGATTCCGTAAAGATAAAAATCGCTGAACAGTTAGAGAAAGGCTGGCTCTTCGGAACTCCTACTGAGCTCGAGATAAAATTAGCGAGAAAAATCACATCCCATATACCATCAGCTCAGAAGGTTAGATTCGTAAATAGCGGAACTGAAGCTACGATGGCTGCAATACGCCTTGCGAGAGGATATACTAATCGGAACAAGATATTAAAATTTAGCGGTAACTATCATGGGGCTCATGATTATGGGCTCGTAGAAGCAGGAAGTGCAGCTACTGAATATAATGTAGCTACTTCTAAAGGAGTCCCATATGAAATTATTAACACTATAGAAATTTGTGAGTATAATGATATACAATGTGTAGATAAAAAATTACGAAAAGAGGATATCGCAGCAGTTATAATGGAACCTGTAATGGGTAATGCTGGGGTTATTTTACCAGAAAGAGAATTCTTGAGTGGAATAAGAGAACTCACGAAGTCTTATAATTCATTACTAATTTTCGATGAAGTTATAACTGGATTTAGGGTCAGTATAGGTGGTGCACAATCTTTATATCAAATTTATCCAGATATTACCACATTAGGTAAGATAATAGGTGGAGGATTACCTATAGGTGCAATAGTTGGCAAAGCTGAAATTATTGAAAATTTTACCCCTTCTGGGAAAGTATTTAACGCAGGTACATTTAATGCACATCCTTTATCAATGGTAGCTGGAATTGCTACTATAGAAGAATTAGAAAAAGAATATCCATATATTATCGCAAATAAGGCAGCTAAAATACTTGTTGAGGAAATTGAAAGGATGATAAAAATTAAGCACACTATAAATCATATCTCAAGCATGTTTCAGATATTTTTTGGAGTAGATCAAGTTAAAAATTATTCCGACGCCAAAAGAGCCAATAAGGAGTATTACATGAAGTTACACGAAATGTTATTAAAAGAAGAAGTATTTATACCGCCAAGTCAGTACGAAACAATATTTACTTCAGCCTCACATACCGATGATATTATTAACAATACTTTAAATAAGCTTAAAAAGGTGATAGGCGAACTAAATTGA